One window from the genome of Eucalyptus grandis isolate ANBG69807.140 chromosome 7, ASM1654582v1, whole genome shotgun sequence encodes:
- the LOC104425986 gene encoding NEP1-interacting protein-like 2 isoform X1 → MEMAYRCTCSRYRAGPAATSCSFCGGSPPSLGRPHGWPAVERVFGRAWGFRHVLRLAIAAMFGAFVGLFALSGAFMGAIAGALAGRASNRGLIRGAILGAIAGAVLSLEALEASRAYWYQEQTGVRGTSSMADFIEELLRGRFVEDQFEPAMLTPYHWQVDGDSRSFIEIRDVYDELVFRGLSQDALKRLPSQVIMEDMKTMQSICCAICLQNIEVGETVRSLPRCHHMFHLTCVDKWLVRCGSCPVCRQNVNCKAPRISQRM, encoded by the exons ATGGAGATGGCCTATCGCTGCACCTGTTCCCGCTACCGAGCAGGCCCGGCGGCGACTTCTTGCAGCTTCTGCGGCGGCTCCCCGCCGTCGCTGGGGCGGCCGCACGGCTGGCCCGCCGTGGAGAGAGTGTTCGGACGGGCCTGGGGTTTCCGGCATGTGCTCCGGTTGGCTATCGCCGCGATGTTTGGCGCTTTCGTTGGGCTCTTCGCTCtga GTGGAGCTTTCATGGGAGCAATTGCGGGTGCTTTAGCTGGTCGAGCATCTAATCGCGGTCTCATACGAGGAGCTATATTAGGAGCCATTGCTGGAGCAGTATTGTCATTGGAAGCTTTGGAAGCATCCCGTGCCTATTGGTATCAAGAGCAAACAGGTGTACGCGGCACATCGTCTATG GCTGACTTCATAGAGGAGCTACTCCGTGGGAGGTTTGTAGAGGATCAGTTTGAACCAGCAATGTTAACTCCTTACCATTGGCAG GTGGATGGTGATAGTAGGAGCTTCATTGAAATTCGTGATGTATATGATGAGTTAGTATTCAGAGGATTGTCACAAGATGCTCTGAAGAGACTGCCGTCTCAGGTCATCATGGAAGACATGAAGACAATGCAAAGCATTTGCTGTGCAATATGTTTGCAG AATATTGAAGTTGGAGAAACTGTAAGGAGCTTACCCCGTTGCCACCACATGTTTCACTTGACATGTGTTGACAAGTGGCTTGTTAGGTGTGGTTCATGCCCTGTTTGCAGACAGAATGTTAACTGTAAAGCTCCTCGCATCTCACAGAGGATGTAA
- the LOC104425985 gene encoding 2-hydroxy-palmitic acid dioxygenase mpo1, translated as MGIKGMIDLEKHYSFYGAYHRHRVNVLMHTLFVWPLFFSFLVLFYFTPPIFSLFLSLLPENLLTSHGLVLNFGFLLALIYAVTYVCLDWKAGSLAALLCFAFWVGASLLAQQLGFSLAWKFFLASQVICWAGQSIGHGVFEKRAPSSNMAQAFVMAPYFVLLEVLQTICGYEPYPGFNRSVELKIEAEMKQWQSKAPSKKDA; from the exons ATGGGGATCAAGGGCATGATCGATCTCGAGAAGCACTACTCGTTCTACGGGGCGTACCACCGCCACCGGGTGAACGTCCTGATGCACACCCTCTTCGTGTGGCcgctcttcttctccttcctcgtcCTCTTTTACTTCACCCCTCCCATCTTCAGCCTCTTCCTCAGCCTCCTCCCCGAGAACTTGTTGACCAGCCACGGCCTGGTCCTCAACTTCGGCTTCCTCCTCGCCCTCATCTACGCCGTCACCTACGTGTGCCTGGACTGGAAAGCCGGGTCTCTGGCCGCTCTGCTCTGCTTCGCCTTTTGGGTCGGAGCCAGCCTGCTCGCGCAGCAGCTCGGCTTCTCTCTGGCATGGAAG TTCTTTCTGGCATCCCAAGTGATATGCTGGGCCGGTCAGTCCATAGGCCACGGAGTGTTTGAG AAACGGGCCCCCTCGAGCAACATGGCGCAAGCATTCGTGATGGCTCCTTACTTCGTCCTGCTCGAG GTTCTGCAGACGATCTGTGGGTACGAGCCGTATCCGGGGTTCAACCGAAGCGTGGAGCTGAAGATAGAGGCCGAGATGAAGCAGTGGCAGAGCAAGGCACCAAGCAAGAAGGACGCTTAG
- the LOC104425986 gene encoding NEP1-interacting protein-like 2 isoform X3: MEMAYRCTCSRYRAGPAATSCSFCGGSPPSLGRPHGWPAVERVFGRAWGFRHVLRLAIAAMFGAFVGLFALSGAFMGAIAGALAGRASNRGLIRGAILGAIAGAVLSLEALEASRAYWYQEQTGVRGTSSMADFIEELLRGRFVEDQFEPAMLTPYHWQVDGDSRSFIEIRDVYDELVFRGLSQDALKRLPSQVIMEDMKTMQSICCAICLQGTLN, from the exons ATGGAGATGGCCTATCGCTGCACCTGTTCCCGCTACCGAGCAGGCCCGGCGGCGACTTCTTGCAGCTTCTGCGGCGGCTCCCCGCCGTCGCTGGGGCGGCCGCACGGCTGGCCCGCCGTGGAGAGAGTGTTCGGACGGGCCTGGGGTTTCCGGCATGTGCTCCGGTTGGCTATCGCCGCGATGTTTGGCGCTTTCGTTGGGCTCTTCGCTCtga GTGGAGCTTTCATGGGAGCAATTGCGGGTGCTTTAGCTGGTCGAGCATCTAATCGCGGTCTCATACGAGGAGCTATATTAGGAGCCATTGCTGGAGCAGTATTGTCATTGGAAGCTTTGGAAGCATCCCGTGCCTATTGGTATCAAGAGCAAACAGGTGTACGCGGCACATCGTCTATG GCTGACTTCATAGAGGAGCTACTCCGTGGGAGGTTTGTAGAGGATCAGTTTGAACCAGCAATGTTAACTCCTTACCATTGGCAG GTGGATGGTGATAGTAGGAGCTTCATTGAAATTCGTGATGTATATGATGAGTTAGTATTCAGAGGATTGTCACAAGATGCTCTGAAGAGACTGCCGTCTCAGGTCATCATGGAAGACATGAAGACAATGCAAAGCATTTGCTGTGCAATATGTTTGCAG GGAACACTTAACTAA
- the LOC104425987 gene encoding ribulose-phosphate 3-epimerase, chloroplastic — translation MSMSSSSLCSSTTVQARTSVNGGGLKLQSPSLYQPSSLTFTRRRIKTVVRATARVDKFSKSDIIVSPSILSANFAKLGEQVKAVDVAGCDWIHVDVMDGRFVPNITIGPLVVDALRPVTDLPLDVHLMIVEPEQRVPDFIKAGADIVSVHCEQSATIHLHRTLNQTKSLGAKAGVVLNPATPLSAVEPVLDVVDLVLIMSVNPGFGGQSFIESQVKKISDLRRLCLEKGVNPWIEVDGGVGPSNAYKVIEAGANAIVAGSAVFGAKDYAEAIRGIKTSKRPVAVAV, via the exons atgtcaatGTCATCTTCTTCGCTGTGTTCTTCGACGACGGTTCAGGCTCGGACCAGCGTCAATGGTGGGGGCCTTAAGCTTCAAAGTCCATCTCTTTATCAGCCCAGTTCACTCACCTTCACAAG GAGAAGGATCAAAACTGTCGTAAGGGCGACTGCACGAGTAGATAAATTCTCGAAAAGCGACATCATTGTCTCTCCATCGATCCTCTCAGCAAATTTCGCTAAACTAGGAGAACAG GTAAAAGCAGTGGATGTGGCGGGCTGTGACTGGATCCATGTCGATGTCATGGATGGTCGTTTTGTTCCGAATATCACCATTGGACCTCTTGTAGTAGATGCCTTGCGCCCCGTGACAGATCTTCCTCTAGATGTGCATTTG ATGATCGTGGAACCTGAACAGCGAGTACCAGATTTCATCAAGGCTGGAGCGGACATAGTCAGTGTCCATTGTGAGCAATCAGCCACCATACATTTGCATCGCACACTCAATCAA ACAAAAAGTCTAGGCGCGAAAGCTGGAGTTGTTCTAAACCCTGCCACGCCATTAAGCGCTGTGGAGCCTGTCCTTGATG TCGTTGACCTAGTCTTGATCATGTCGGTGAACCCTGGCTTTGGTGGGCAGAGTTTTATTGAGAGCCAAGTCAAGAAAATCTCCGACTTGAGGAGACTCTGCTTAGAGAAG GGCGTCAATCCCTGGATCGAAGTAGATGGTGGTGTTGGCCCATCAAATGCGTATAAG GTTATTGAAGCAGGAGCTAATGCTATCGTTGCTGGTTCAGCTGTCTTTGGAGCTAAAGATTATGCTGAAG CTATTAGAGGGATCAAAACCAGCAAGAGGCCTGTAGCTGTTGCCGTCTGA
- the LOC104425986 gene encoding NEP1-interacting protein-like 2 isoform X2, with the protein MEMAYRCTCSRYRAGPAATSCSFCGGSPPSLGRPHGWPAVERVFGRAWGFRHVLRLAIAAMFGAFVGLFALSGAFMGAIAGALAGRASNRGLIRGAILGAIAGAVLSLEALEASRAYWYQEQTGVRGTSSMVDGDSRSFIEIRDVYDELVFRGLSQDALKRLPSQVIMEDMKTMQSICCAICLQNIEVGETVRSLPRCHHMFHLTCVDKWLVRCGSCPVCRQNVNCKAPRISQRM; encoded by the exons ATGGAGATGGCCTATCGCTGCACCTGTTCCCGCTACCGAGCAGGCCCGGCGGCGACTTCTTGCAGCTTCTGCGGCGGCTCCCCGCCGTCGCTGGGGCGGCCGCACGGCTGGCCCGCCGTGGAGAGAGTGTTCGGACGGGCCTGGGGTTTCCGGCATGTGCTCCGGTTGGCTATCGCCGCGATGTTTGGCGCTTTCGTTGGGCTCTTCGCTCtga GTGGAGCTTTCATGGGAGCAATTGCGGGTGCTTTAGCTGGTCGAGCATCTAATCGCGGTCTCATACGAGGAGCTATATTAGGAGCCATTGCTGGAGCAGTATTGTCATTGGAAGCTTTGGAAGCATCCCGTGCCTATTGGTATCAAGAGCAAACAGGTGTACGCGGCACATCGTCTATG GTGGATGGTGATAGTAGGAGCTTCATTGAAATTCGTGATGTATATGATGAGTTAGTATTCAGAGGATTGTCACAAGATGCTCTGAAGAGACTGCCGTCTCAGGTCATCATGGAAGACATGAAGACAATGCAAAGCATTTGCTGTGCAATATGTTTGCAG AATATTGAAGTTGGAGAAACTGTAAGGAGCTTACCCCGTTGCCACCACATGTTTCACTTGACATGTGTTGACAAGTGGCTTGTTAGGTGTGGTTCATGCCCTGTTTGCAGACAGAATGTTAACTGTAAAGCTCCTCGCATCTCACAGAGGATGTAA
- the LOC104427717 gene encoding probable calcium-binding protein CML45 — MDKALQIKSIIVFSLIAMIVALVPLHLIISLHALYSDFRHLVETVYDVYSMVSKCFGHCKNRNAELPTPQSPTAPIRAIHETVEDSMELSRPEVETVMAKLGIFRNPSGDDHDEVQERIGVREIAALFEEEGPSLEEVKEAFYVFDGNCDGYIDAGELGDVLHKLGLVQLCEVDCRSLIQAFDDNGDGLIDFREFKKLVEKSFS; from the coding sequence ATGGACAAAGCACTGCAAATAAAATCCATTATTGTCTTCTCCCTCATTGCCATGATCGTAGCACTAGTGCCACTACACTTGATCATATCACTTCATGCCTTGTACTCCGACTTCAGACACTTAGTCGAGACTGTGTATGATGTATATTCAATGGTGAGCAAGTGTTTTGGTCACTGTAAGAACCGAAATGCAGAACTTCCGACTCCTCAATCTCCCACCGCTCCAATCCGTGCGATTCATGAAACAGTGGAGGACAGCATGGAGCTGTCAAGGCCAGAAGTGGAAACCGTGATGGCAAAGCTGGGGATCTTCAGGAACCCAAGTGGCGACGACCATGATGAGGTTCAAGAGAGAATAGGGGTCAGGGAAATCGCAGCTCTTTTTGAGGAGGAAGGGCCAAGTCTGGAGGAAGTGAAGGAGGCGTTCTATGTGTTTGATGGGAACTGTGATGGGTACATAGATGCTGGAGAGCTGGGTGATGTCCTCCATAAGTTGGGCCTTGTACAGCTCTGTGAGGTCGATTGCAGGAGCTTGATTCAGGCCTTTGATGACAATGGggatggattgattgatttcAGAGAGTTCAAAAAACTTGTAGAGAAAAGCTTCTCTTAA
- the LOC104425988 gene encoding uncharacterized protein LOC104425988 yields MVVIRDSAAAAAGGGGGRDGGKYGSLSVFPPSDHENLHVPSGPCGGEGGPSPVLASPLDSLSSPSQFFTSSPSASSSSSSCSSSFSSSDVDEELQDEPRPSGSAVQVSEPGRHTGLLEFGFRVLGSKAFAAVSSFFGRSSARGGLFWLSVASAAAVLWWVYTRFRLLRMRHRERVDGLMRVIKERDEKIARLLHQIAQMNEVLLSRHKALISKLPG; encoded by the exons ATGGTCGTCATCCGagactccgccgccgccgccgccgggggcGGGGGCGGCCGCGACGGTGGCAAATACGGAAGCTTGAGCGTGTTCCCTCCGAGCGACCATGAAAATCTGCACGTCCCCTCCGGGCCCTGCGGAGGAGAGGGAGGCCCGTCTCCGGTTTTGGCTTCGCCCctcgattcgctctcctccccGTCGCAATTTTTCACTTCGTCGCCGTccgcttcttcctcttcttcttcgtgttCGTCTTCATTTTCGTCGTCCGATGTGGATGAGGAGCTCCAAGATGAACCGCGGCCGTCGGGTTCCGCGGTCCAGGTCAGCGAACCGGGTCGACACACGGGCTTGCTGGAATTCGGGTTTAGAGTTTTGGGGTCGAAGGCTTTTGCTGCTGTAAGCTCCTTCTTTGGCCGTAGCTCTGCGAGGGGAGGGCTGTTTTGGTTGTCTGTTgcttcggcggcggcggtgctGTGGTGGGTATACACGCGATTCCGCTTGCTGCGGatgagacacagagagagagtgGATGGTTTGATGCGCGTGATTAAAGAGCGAGACGAG AAAATCGCCCGTCTCCTGCATCAAATTGCTCAGATGAATGAGGTGCTGCTGTCGCGGCACAAAGCTTTGATTTCCAAATTGCCCGGATGA
- the LOC104425984 gene encoding photosynthetic NDH subunit of subcomplex B 4, chloroplastic codes for MADAIRSFTIANPTCVHGHIPKRRLDMNPSSRLLEMRRSKRASLCKVNAFPDWTLMAVLVEQVEGQREFITNKSIWHLSDKALKSVYTFYIMFTCWGCLFFGSTKDPYYDSEEYRKDGGDGTGHWVYEKQEDIEESARAELWREELIEEIEQKVGGLRELEEAGRK; via the exons ATGGCGGATGCAATAAGGAGCTTCACCATCGCCAATCCAACGTGCGTTCACGGTCACATCCCGAAGAGAAGATTGGACATGAACCCATCTTCAAGACTG CTTGAAATGAGGAGGAGCAAAAGGGCCTCTCTTTGTAAAGTGAATGCCTTCCCAGATTGGACTCTGATGGCAGTTCTAGTCGAGCAGGTTGAAGGCCAGAGGGAATTCATTACCAACAAGTCAATATGGCACCTTAGTGATAAAGCCCTGAAGAGTGTTT ATACTTTCTACATCATGTTCACTTGTTGGGGATGCTTGTTCTTTGGCTCCACAAAA GATCCATACTATGATTCGGAAGAATACAGgaaagatggaggagatggtACTGGTCACTGGGTTTATGAAAAG CAAGAAGACATTGAAGAATCAGCCAGAGCAGAGCTATGGCGCGAGGAGCTGATCGAGGAGATTGAACAAAAAGTAGGAGGACTTCGAGAGCTGGAAGAAGCTGGAAGAAAATAG